Proteins from one Chroococcidiopsis sp. CCMEE 29 genomic window:
- a CDS encoding ABC transporter permease subunit yields the protein MSLGRVFVIATNVFREVMRDRILYIILFYAIIIAAAILLLPEVAATTEDKIFLDFGLAAMSLLGLIVAIFVGTGLVNKEIEKRTVLVLIAKPISRSEFITGKHLGLSAVLALLVTAMTAIYLAFLQLNAISYPLGSILLAGLYLFLQLCLITAVAIALGVFTSSVLATLLSFGVYLMGNLSQDIVTLGRLSRNPGFESLTQKLYLVLPDLSRLDLKNQAVYGSELLPNPLTLIANAGYGLLYTLLVLAIAILIFSRREF from the coding sequence ATGAGTTTAGGCAGAGTTTTCGTGATTGCCACGAATGTGTTTCGGGAAGTGATGCGCGATCGCATTCTCTATATTATTTTATTTTATGCTATAATAATCGCCGCTGCAATTTTGCTACTCCCTGAAGTGGCAGCTACAACAGAGGACAAAATCTTTTTGGACTTTGGCTTGGCAGCAATGAGCTTACTGGGCTTGATTGTGGCGATATTTGTTGGGACTGGGCTAGTTAACAAAGAAATTGAGAAGCGGACTGTGCTGGTCTTAATCGCTAAGCCCATCAGCCGGAGCGAGTTTATCACGGGCAAACACTTAGGATTGTCAGCAGTGCTAGCCTTGCTCGTTACTGCAATGACGGCAATCTACTTAGCATTTTTACAGTTAAATGCAATTTCTTACCCACTAGGTAGCATTCTCCTAGCTGGCCTTTACCTATTCTTGCAGCTGTGCTTAATCACAGCTGTCGCTATTGCATTGGGTGTGTTTACCAGTTCAGTACTAGCAACCCTGCTGAGCTTTGGTGTCTATTTAATGGGAAATTTAAGCCAAGATATAGTTACTCTGGGTAGACTCAGCCGTAACCCCGGGTTTGAAAGTCTGACTCAAAAATTGTATCTAGTCTTACCTGACTTATCTCGGTTAGACCTAAAAAATCAGGCGGTTTATGGTTCCGAGTTGTTACCAAATCCACTCACCCTAATTGCCAATGCTGGTTATGGATTACTTTACACCTTGCTGGTATTGGCGATCGCTATCCTGATTTTCTCACGCCGAGAGTTTTAA
- the radA gene encoding DNA repair protein RadA, whose protein sequence is MPKPKTHYVCNECGAESPQWFGKCPACGTYNSLEEQIEAVSSSALPSRGGLQSNRLNGKSANKVAKPRASLTFSQITNREEVRWFSGYGELDRVLGGGIVPGSLVLIGGDPGIGKSTLLLQVSNRLAQKYRILYVCGEESGQQVKLRASRLGVGSNSEHNVPMLPAAEGTKVEQSSTQSRSAAADLYVLPETDLEEILRELESLKPNVAVIDSIQTIYFPALTSAPGSVAQVRECTSALMQLAKREDITLLIVGHVTKEGAIAGPKVLEHLVDTVLYFEGDRFASHRLLRSVKNRFGATHEIGVFEMIDRGLREVPNPSELFLGNRDELAPGTALVVACEGTRPIVVELQALVSPTSYASPRRSTTGIDYNRLLQILAVLEKRVGIPLSKLDAYVASAGGLHVEEPAVDLGVAIAVVASFRDRIVDPRTVLIGEVGLGGQVRPVSQMELRLKEAAKLGFKRAIVPKGQTFPDLDLEIIPVAKVIDAIIAAILPQHTQEPEMSEE, encoded by the coding sequence ATGCCTAAGCCTAAAACCCACTATGTTTGCAACGAATGTGGAGCCGAGTCTCCCCAATGGTTTGGTAAATGTCCTGCCTGCGGCACCTATAACTCTCTAGAAGAGCAGATAGAAGCAGTGTCTTCCTCAGCTCTCCCCAGTCGAGGTGGTTTACAATCCAATCGGCTCAACGGCAAATCAGCAAACAAAGTAGCCAAACCGCGAGCATCGCTCACTTTCTCACAAATTACCAATCGAGAGGAGGTACGCTGGTTTTCTGGGTATGGGGAACTGGATCGGGTGCTGGGTGGTGGGATTGTTCCTGGCTCTTTGGTACTAATTGGAGGCGATCCGGGAATCGGCAAATCAACTCTGCTGTTGCAAGTCTCGAATCGACTGGCTCAAAAGTACCGCATCCTGTATGTCTGTGGAGAAGAATCGGGTCAACAAGTAAAGCTCAGAGCTTCTCGCTTAGGAGTTGGTAGTAATTCTGAGCACAATGTACCCATGCTCCCAGCAGCAGAGGGAACGAAAGTAGAACAATCCTCTACTCAGTCTAGAAGTGCTGCTGCTGACCTTTATGTGTTGCCAGAGACAGATCTAGAAGAGATTTTGCGGGAGTTAGAATCTCTCAAACCGAATGTCGCGGTGATTGACAGTATCCAGACGATTTACTTTCCGGCTTTAACCTCGGCGCCTGGTTCGGTGGCTCAGGTACGAGAATGTACCTCGGCGTTAATGCAGTTAGCAAAACGAGAGGATATCACACTGTTAATTGTAGGGCATGTAACGAAAGAAGGGGCAATCGCCGGACCAAAGGTACTGGAACACTTGGTTGATACAGTGCTGTATTTTGAGGGCGATCGCTTTGCCAGTCATCGCCTACTCCGCTCAGTTAAAAACCGGTTTGGAGCAACCCACGAAATCGGTGTGTTTGAAATGATCGACCGAGGACTACGGGAAGTCCCCAACCCCTCAGAGCTATTCTTAGGCAATCGCGATGAATTAGCTCCTGGTACAGCGCTCGTGGTTGCCTGTGAAGGCACTCGTCCGATTGTGGTGGAACTGCAAGCGCTGGTGAGTCCTACCAGCTATGCTTCGCCGCGACGCTCTACTACTGGGATTGATTATAATCGGCTGCTGCAAATTCTGGCGGTGTTAGAAAAACGGGTAGGTATTCCTTTATCGAAATTAGATGCTTATGTTGCCTCAGCCGGTGGTCTGCATGTGGAAGAGCCAGCTGTAGATTTAGGGGTAGCGATCGCCGTGGTTGCCAGTTTCCGCGATCGGATTGTAGATCCGCGCACCGTTCTGATTGGCGAAGTAGGATTGGGTGGACAAGTGCGACCGGTTTCCCAGATGGAACTACGCTTAAAAGAAGCTGCCAAGCTTGGCTTCAAGCGAGCAATAGTCCCTAAAGGTCAAACTTTTCCGGACTTAGATTTAGAAATTATCCCAGTTGCAAAGGTGATAGATGCAATTATTGCTGCCATCCTGCCTCAACACACGCAAGAACCTGAGATGTCAGAAGAATAA
- a CDS encoding cofactor assembly of complex C subunit B, with the protein MAKPDPNRVLRRLPIVVGGLASVLLLVNRLLTSQLTDSQARSDALGVILSAVLILTGLIWQQVQPRSPEVVELLGEEGFELAPGLPEGVRTELAWASHLLLTNTVTRSLVVWYQGKLLLRRGILGGKSEVKPGPILNRVLEKQQPVYLVDLKIYPGRIEFDYLPENTQGVICQPIGKGALILGANAPRSYTKQDETWIAGIADKLAVTLGSYLQDYVAPSEN; encoded by the coding sequence ATGGCTAAACCCGATCCAAATCGAGTCTTGCGACGCTTACCCATCGTGGTTGGTGGGTTAGCGAGTGTCTTGTTACTGGTTAACCGCTTGTTGACATCCCAACTGACAGATTCTCAAGCTCGCTCAGATGCGCTCGGTGTAATTTTGAGTGCCGTGTTAATTTTGACAGGTTTGATCTGGCAGCAAGTACAACCGCGATCGCCTGAAGTTGTTGAGCTTTTGGGCGAAGAAGGTTTTGAGCTAGCGCCAGGTTTGCCAGAGGGGGTGAGAACGGAACTAGCCTGGGCATCGCATCTATTGTTAACTAATACAGTGACGCGATCGCTTGTGGTTTGGTATCAAGGAAAACTGCTGTTACGCCGGGGAATCTTGGGTGGCAAGTCTGAAGTTAAACCGGGACCAATTTTAAACCGGGTGCTAGAAAAACAACAGCCAGTTTACCTGGTAGATTTGAAAATCTATCCTGGGCGGATTGAATTTGATTATTTACCAGAGAATACTCAAGGAGTGATTTGTCAGCCAATTGGTAAAGGTGCACTCATCTTAGGAGCGAATGCTCCCCGTAGTTATACTAAGCAAGATGAAACATGGATTGCTGGAATAGCAGACAAATTAGCTGTCACCCTCGGCAGCTATTTACAAGATTATGTCGCACCCTCTGAGAATTAA
- a CDS encoding DUF456 family protein: MLMLYWLLVALMVVGVIGSIVPGIPGTSLILVAIIIWGVVQGSLGTVSVPLVVAIVVLLLSVGIDFLATYWGAKRAGASKWGQIGAIVGLVVGVLGLLPALPFGGPLLGILLGPLLGAILGEYLYQRNLKLALRAGVGIVVGSLIGNLIQGVLAIATVGVFLFTTWSQVVG; the protein is encoded by the coding sequence ATGTTGATGCTCTACTGGCTACTTGTTGCCCTCATGGTTGTTGGCGTTATCGGGTCTATCGTTCCTGGAATTCCCGGTACCAGCTTAATTTTGGTCGCAATTATCATTTGGGGAGTCGTTCAAGGCTCCCTTGGTACTGTGAGTGTGCCGTTAGTTGTAGCGATCGTGGTGTTACTGCTCAGCGTTGGCATAGACTTTCTGGCTACCTACTGGGGAGCGAAACGAGCTGGGGCTAGCAAGTGGGGGCAGATTGGAGCCATAGTGGGTTTGGTAGTGGGCGTTTTGGGTTTGTTACCAGCACTACCTTTTGGCGGACCATTGCTGGGGATTTTGCTGGGACCGCTACTAGGAGCGATTTTAGGGGAGTACCTTTATCAGCGTAACCTCAAGCTAGCACTTAGGGCTGGTGTGGGGATTGTGGTCGGTTCATTAATTGGAAATTTGATCCAGGGTGTATTAGCGATCGCCACAGTTGGAGTCTTTTTATTCACCACTTGGTCGCAGGTGGTAGGTTAA
- a CDS encoding ATP-binding protein — protein MTGERILVVEDERVVAKDIEKRLKNLGYVVIANVTSGAEAIKSVAEMQLDLVLMDIRLKGEMDGIEAAEYIRTNFNIPVIYLTAFADEDTLQRAKVTEPFGYILKPFDERDLHAVIEVALRRRLAEAAVRVALEKEKELSELKSRFWSMVVHGFRTPMTAILSCAQLLESHNHELPEERRREYLYLIQKSVKTMNQLLDDVLAVSKAEGGGLKFEPEPLDLEYFCRSVVEEVQFITFQNHQIIFSYQGDCSHAYFDKILLWHILSNLLSNAIKYSPQGGEIFLNLSCQNREAIFEVKDTGIGIPHKAQEHLFQAFHRAENVGKIPGTGLGLTMVKKCLDLHDGQIFVESEVGVGTTFTVKLPLNNLTISH, from the coding sequence ATGACGGGGGAAAGGATTTTAGTCGTCGAAGACGAAAGAGTTGTTGCTAAAGATATAGAAAAGAGACTTAAAAACTTAGGATATGTTGTAATAGCAAATGTTACTTCAGGGGCAGAGGCAATTAAAAGTGTAGCAGAAATGCAGCTAGATTTGGTATTAATGGATATTCGACTAAAAGGTGAGATGGATGGGATAGAAGCTGCTGAATACATCCGAACTAACTTTAATATTCCCGTGATTTACTTAACTGCTTTTGCAGATGAAGATACATTACAAAGAGCTAAAGTTACAGAGCCATTTGGCTATATCTTAAAGCCATTCGATGAAAGAGACTTACATGCAGTGATTGAAGTGGCATTGCGCAGGCGTTTGGCTGAAGCAGCAGTTCGTGTAGCTTTAGAAAAGGAAAAAGAACTGAGCGAACTTAAATCTCGCTTTTGGTCCATGGTAGTCCATGGCTTTCGTACTCCGATGACGGCTATTTTATCTTGTGCTCAATTGCTGGAAAGCCATAATCACGAATTGCCTGAGGAACGAAGACGTGAGTACTTGTATTTAATTCAAAAATCCGTCAAAACTATGAACCAGCTGCTGGATGATGTTTTGGCAGTTAGTAAAGCAGAAGGAGGCGGACTAAAGTTCGAACCGGAACCTCTAGATTTAGAATACTTCTGTCGCAGTGTGGTGGAAGAAGTGCAATTTATTACTTTCCAAAATCACCAAATCATTTTCAGTTACCAAGGTGATTGCAGTCATGCTTATTTTGACAAGATACTATTGTGGCATATTTTAAGTAATTTGCTTTCAAATGCTATTAAATACTCGCCTCAAGGTGGAGAGATATTTCTGAATCTCTCTTGTCAAAATAGAGAAGCAATTTTTGAGGTTAAAGATACAGGTATTGGCATTCCCCACAAGGCACAAGAACATTTATTTCAAGCATTTCACCGAGCTGAAAATGTTGGCAAAATACCCGGTACTGGACTGGGGCTGACAATGGTTAAAAAGTGTTTAGATTTACACGATGGGCAAATTTTCGTGGAAAGTGAAGTTGGCGTAGGGACTACATTTACAGTTAAATTGCCATTGAACAACTTGACAATATCACATTAA
- a CDS encoding cob(I)yrinic acid a,c-diamide adenosyltransferase, whose amino-acid sequence MTRNGIGIRTAQLRSYRAVGQIHVYDGAGKGKSQAALGVVLRSIGLGINTRSDIRVLLLRFLKGPGRSYDEDGAIEALQQGFPHLIDQVRTGRAEFFGADEITRFDRMEAKRGWDVAKGAIASGLYSVVVLDELNPVLDLGLLPVDEVVQVLKSKPEALEIIATGRAAPQQLLDIADLHSEMKPHHHPTAAAQGITGIEVYTGAGKGKSTSALGKALQAIGRGISQDKSHRVLIMQWLKGGSGYTEDAAIAALQQSYPNLVDHQRCGRDAIVWRGQQQELDYVEAERGWEIARAAIASGLYKTIILDELNPTVDLELLPIEPIVQALLRKPRDTEVIITGRCQNPPAYFDLAGVHSEVFCHKHYANSGVELKRGVDF is encoded by the coding sequence ATGACAAGGAACGGCATCGGTATTCGCACGGCCCAACTGCGTTCCTACCGCGCGGTAGGTCAAATTCACGTTTACGATGGCGCGGGAAAAGGTAAGTCTCAAGCAGCTCTAGGCGTGGTTTTGCGCTCAATTGGATTAGGGATAAATACCCGGAGCGACATCCGGGTGTTGTTGTTGCGGTTTTTGAAAGGACCGGGAAGATCCTATGACGAAGATGGCGCAATTGAAGCTTTGCAACAGGGCTTTCCCCACCTAATTGACCAAGTACGCACGGGTAGGGCAGAGTTTTTTGGTGCAGATGAGATTACGCGTTTCGACCGGATGGAAGCCAAGCGAGGTTGGGATGTAGCGAAGGGCGCGATCGCCTCTGGTCTTTATTCGGTTGTCGTCTTGGATGAACTTAACCCAGTGCTAGATTTGGGTTTGCTGCCAGTAGATGAGGTAGTCCAAGTGCTGAAATCAAAGCCGGAGGCGTTGGAAATTATTGCCACGGGTCGAGCTGCCCCACAACAACTGCTAGACATTGCAGATTTGCACTCGGAAATGAAGCCGCACCACCATCCTACAGCCGCAGCACAGGGAATTACAGGGATTGAAGTTTATACAGGGGCTGGGAAAGGCAAGTCTACCAGTGCGCTGGGTAAGGCATTGCAAGCAATTGGCAGGGGAATTAGTCAAGATAAGTCTCACCGCGTCTTGATTATGCAATGGCTGAAGGGAGGGTCTGGATATACAGAAGATGCAGCAATCGCCGCCTTGCAGCAAAGTTACCCGAACCTCGTCGATCATCAACGTTGTGGTCGGGATGCGATTGTGTGGCGCGGTCAACAACAAGAGCTAGACTATGTAGAAGCAGAAAGGGGTTGGGAGATTGCCAGAGCAGCGATCGCTTCTGGGTTGTACAAAACAATTATTCTAGATGAACTCAATCCCACAGTTGATTTAGAACTACTACCGATTGAACCGATTGTGCAAGCCCTACTCCGCAAACCTCGCGATACTGAAGTGATTATCACAGGTCGCTGCCAAAATCCACCTGCCTATTTCGACCTAGCTGGAGTTCACTCTGAAGTATTTTGCCATAAACACTATGCAAATAGTGGTGTTGAACTGAAACGCGGTGTTGATTTTTAA
- a CDS encoding response regulator transcription factor RpaB: MESHKEKILVVDDEASIRRILETRLSMIGYDVVTAADGEEALETFRKADPDLVVLDVMMPKLDGYGVCQELRKESDVPIIMLTALGDVADRITGLELGADDYVVKPFSPKELEARIRSVLRRVDKTGTSGIPSSGVIQVSSLKIDTNKRQVYKGDERIRLTGMEFSLLELLVSRSGEAFSRSEILQEVWGYTPERHVDTRVVDVHISRLRAKLEDDPSNPELILTARGTGYLFQRIIEPGEE; this comes from the coding sequence TTGGAAAGTCATAAAGAAAAAATTTTGGTAGTAGATGACGAAGCCAGCATTCGTCGCATTCTGGAAACTCGGCTTTCCATGATTGGGTATGATGTCGTGACAGCCGCAGATGGCGAAGAAGCTTTAGAAACATTTCGCAAAGCCGATCCGGATTTAGTGGTTTTAGACGTGATGATGCCCAAGCTTGATGGCTACGGTGTTTGTCAAGAATTACGAAAAGAATCTGATGTACCCATTATTATGCTAACAGCGCTGGGAGATGTGGCTGACCGCATTACTGGCCTGGAACTGGGTGCTGATGACTATGTTGTTAAACCATTTTCTCCCAAAGAGCTAGAAGCTCGGATTCGCTCGGTTCTACGGCGAGTAGATAAGACAGGGACTTCTGGCATTCCCAGTTCTGGCGTAATCCAGGTGTCTAGTCTGAAAATTGATACGAATAAGCGGCAAGTCTACAAAGGTGATGAGCGCATTCGTCTCACAGGGATGGAGTTCAGCTTACTAGAGTTGTTGGTCAGTCGCTCTGGAGAAGCTTTTTCTCGGTCGGAAATTTTACAGGAAGTATGGGGATACACCCCAGAGCGCCACGTAGATACCCGCGTAGTGGATGTTCACATTTCGCGGCTGCGGGCAAAGTTGGAAGACGATCCAAGTAATCCAGAGTTAATTTTAACCGCACGAGGCACCGGCTACCTATTCCAAAGGATCATTGAACCAGGAGAGGAGTGA
- a CDS encoding histidine kinase dimerization/phosphoacceptor domain -containing protein, giving the protein MQQQDRNTSVLSLEPAIDRRPLTVSPDTPLMEVIAMMSKAQSSCVLPSLNLSLNTVLMSEARASAILVIEGTQLLGVFAQQEAVEAIASGRDLAALKIAEVMKQPAIALTQSGNQDIFTALSLLRQHQIHHLPIVDEQEQLVGMVTPASIRNVLPLDELLKSQQLAEVISPPVITAPATTSALHVAQLMVENQVDCVVLVEADHEDTIQPVGTILERHIIQLHTLELDLSQIPAQAVMATPLLCFSPSETILVAYWEMQQQRVQQFIVSDCGELLSIVTPTSFLQTLDLGAMRSTVEQLQRSIKQFEAEAELSPSRTALEPSVFETPAELLNQLECSRLLTAMALRIRESLNLDEILQTAVDEVRQFLQTDRVIIYRFNPDLSGTVAVESVATGWQPALNSTIRDTCFGKNYGQAYKEGRTQVTEDIYTAGLTQCHIDILVLYDIRASLVVPILQGEHLWGLLCAYHCSGPRHWRQFEVDLLKQLATHMAIAIQQSELYYQVQSELAERKRAEEQLKVSLKEKEALLKEIHHRVKNNLQVISSVLRLQSDYIKDEKVLALFSDSQNRIRSMALIHEKLYQSKDLLRIDFGEYIRDLTSNLLRSYAASSQAVTLRITADDIWLNIDTAIPCGLIINELISNSLKHAFPIGKENNEVQIIIRSINNNKYALTVSDNGIGLPVDLDFRNTASFGLELVGIFTEQVEGVIELNRSSGAKFTITFTEQEAH; this is encoded by the coding sequence ATGCAACAACAAGACCGAAATACCTCTGTGCTTAGCTTAGAACCTGCAATTGATCGGCGACCTTTGACAGTTTCGCCTGATACTCCACTCATGGAGGTAATTGCGATGATGAGCAAAGCGCAGAGTAGTTGCGTGCTCCCTAGTTTGAATTTATCGCTCAATACTGTGTTAATGAGCGAGGCACGAGCCAGTGCTATTCTTGTGATAGAAGGGACACAATTACTGGGTGTGTTTGCCCAGCAAGAGGCTGTTGAGGCGATCGCCTCAGGCAGAGATTTAGCAGCACTGAAAATTGCTGAGGTCATGAAGCAACCAGCGATCGCTCTGACTCAATCTGGCAATCAGGATATTTTTACTGCCCTGTCACTGCTGCGCCAACATCAAATTCACCACCTGCCGATTGTAGATGAGCAGGAACAGTTGGTAGGCATGGTTACACCCGCAAGTATTCGTAATGTATTGCCACTTGATGAATTGCTGAAATCACAGCAGTTGGCAGAGGTAATTTCTCCTCCAGTGATTACTGCACCCGCAACGACCTCAGCACTGCATGTAGCTCAGCTAATGGTAGAAAATCAGGTTGATTGTGTGGTGCTCGTGGAAGCAGACCATGAGGATACTATCCAACCAGTAGGAACAATTCTGGAGCGGCACATCATCCAGCTTCATACTCTAGAGCTGGATTTATCGCAGATACCAGCTCAGGCTGTCATGGCTACACCGTTGTTGTGCTTCAGTCCTTCAGAGACGATATTGGTTGCCTATTGGGAAATGCAGCAACAGCGGGTACAGCAATTTATAGTATCTGACTGTGGGGAACTCTTGAGCATCGTCACACCAACCAGCTTTCTGCAAACCCTGGATCTAGGTGCAATGCGTAGCACAGTGGAGCAGCTGCAGCGATCTATTAAGCAATTTGAAGCGGAAGCCGAACTGTCGCCAAGCAGGACTGCTCTGGAACCATCAGTGTTTGAAACCCCAGCAGAATTACTGAATCAGCTTGAGTGCAGTCGCCTTCTAACCGCAATGGCACTCCGCATTCGTGAGTCCCTCAACTTGGATGAAATTCTCCAGACTGCTGTGGACGAAGTGCGGCAATTTCTACAAACCGACCGAGTGATTATCTACCGCTTCAATCCGGACTTAAGTGGAACGGTTGCGGTTGAATCGGTTGCTACTGGCTGGCAACCTGCCCTTAACAGTACCATCCGAGACACCTGTTTTGGGAAAAACTATGGCCAAGCCTACAAAGAAGGGCGCACTCAAGTCACGGAGGATATTTACACAGCCGGGTTAACCCAATGTCATATTGACATCCTAGTTTTATACGACATCCGGGCTAGCCTCGTGGTACCCATCCTGCAAGGAGAACATTTGTGGGGACTGTTATGTGCCTACCACTGCTCCGGACCGAGGCATTGGCGGCAGTTTGAAGTTGATTTGCTCAAACAGTTAGCAACCCATATGGCGATCGCCATCCAGCAATCTGAGCTGTACTACCAAGTCCAATCCGAACTGGCTGAACGCAAGCGAGCAGAGGAGCAGCTGAAGGTATCACTCAAAGAAAAAGAGGCTTTACTCAAGGAAATTCACCACCGCGTCAAAAACAATTTACAAGTGATTTCCAGCGTGCTGCGGTTGCAGTCGGACTACATCAAGGATGAAAAGGTACTTGCTTTATTCAGCGATAGCCAGAACCGCATCCGCTCAATGGCTCTAATTCACGAAAAGCTGTATCAATCCAAAGACCTATTGAGGATAGACTTTGGCGAGTATATTCGTGACCTAACATCTAATCTGCTTCGCTCCTATGCTGCTAGTTCACAAGCTGTTACTCTAAGAATAACTGCTGATGACATTTGGTTAAATATTGATACCGCAATTCCTTGTGGCTTGATTATCAACGAACTAATATCAAATTCATTAAAACATGCATTTCCAATTGGCAAAGAAAATAATGAAGTTCAGATAATTATTCGCTCAATCAATAATAATAAATACGCTTTGACTGTTAGTGACAATGGGATTGGACTCCCTGTAGATTTAGACTTTAGAAACACAGCATCATTTGGATTGGAACTAGTTGGTATTTTTACAGAACAGGTAGAGGGAGTTATCGAACTTAATAGAAGTAGTGGAGCAAAATTCACAATTACGTTCACAGAACAAGAAGCTCACTAA
- the hisC gene encoding histidinol-phosphate transaminase — protein sequence MTTYFRPSIDAIAGYVPGEQPKPGTKIIKLNTNENPYPPSPVAIKVLRNLDSEWLRRYPDPYASEFRKATSEALGFPVDWIIVSNGSDELLNLIVRACAELGRNVVYPVPTYVLYRTLTQMQPAQQVEIPYAEDYRLPIEELVAANGAVTFIASPNSPSGHIVPIADLRQLAARLSGVLVVDEAYVDFAEETALPLVKEFDNVIAIRTLSKGYSLAGLRLGFGIANPKLLSGLFKVKDSYNIDAIACLVGAAAMRDQAYKNECTQKVKASRAKLAVDLKQLGFQLWDSQANFLWTQPPQSNAEQIYLALKQRGILVRYFKQPGLEDKLRITVGTDEQNQLLVEALIHLV from the coding sequence ATGACCACCTACTTCCGCCCTAGCATTGATGCGATCGCTGGCTATGTGCCTGGCGAGCAGCCCAAGCCTGGCACAAAAATCATTAAACTCAACACCAACGAGAATCCTTATCCACCTTCACCTGTGGCGATCAAAGTTCTGCGGAACCTAGATAGCGAATGGCTGCGGCGTTATCCAGATCCTTATGCCAGTGAATTTCGCAAGGCAACCAGCGAGGCGTTAGGGTTTCCGGTTGACTGGATTATTGTGAGCAATGGTAGCGATGAGCTGTTGAATCTTATTGTGCGTGCCTGTGCAGAGTTGGGGCGCAACGTGGTCTATCCGGTGCCAACGTATGTACTATATCGCACGTTGACCCAGATGCAACCAGCGCAGCAGGTCGAAATTCCTTACGCAGAGGACTATCGCTTACCAATCGAGGAACTGGTGGCAGCAAACGGCGCTGTGACATTTATTGCGTCACCCAATAGTCCATCAGGGCATATTGTACCAATTGCTGACCTTCGTCAATTGGCAGCGAGGTTGTCTGGTGTTTTGGTGGTTGATGAAGCGTACGTTGATTTTGCAGAAGAAACTGCATTGCCGCTGGTAAAGGAATTTGATAACGTCATTGCAATCCGCACGTTATCCAAAGGCTATTCTTTAGCAGGTCTGCGGTTGGGATTTGGGATTGCCAATCCAAAGCTGTTGAGCGGGTTGTTTAAGGTGAAGGATAGCTACAATATTGACGCGATCGCCTGTCTTGTTGGTGCGGCGGCGATGCGCGATCAAGCTTATAAAAATGAATGTACTCAAAAGGTGAAGGCATCACGGGCAAAGCTAGCGGTGGATCTCAAGCAACTAGGCTTCCAGTTGTGGGACTCCCAAGCTAATTTCCTGTGGACACAACCACCCCAGAGTAATGCAGAGCAAATTTATCTAGCACTCAAGCAGCGAGGAATTTTAGTGCGCTATTTCAAGCAGCCTGGGTTAGAGGATAAACTTCGCATTACAGTCGGGACTGATGAGCAAAATCAGCTGCTGGTTGAAGCGTTAATTCATCTGGTGTAG